TCCCAGATGACGTCACCGGTCTGTAATCTgatcagctgctcctcctctgctatGCGCTTTTCAATTCTGCGCTTTCTTATAGTTTCGTGGTCAAGGACTTGGTGCCCTGGTTCATGTGTCGTACTGTGGTCTAACATGTCTGCGTACTTTGTATACTCAGTTCCACAGGAGCAGATGTGTGTTGAAGCAAGACACACATGTAGCTCCAGGGATCTCCGATCTGAAAATATTTGCTCACAGTTGAAGCAAAACCGGCCGGCATCCATCAAATCCCGGCCTAATCCATCCTCCAGGATATTTTGCAGTGATTGTTGCTCTCTCTCCATGATCAGGCTGGGCATGGATGTGTTCACTGATGACGTGCAGCCCTCCGAAGCACCCTCCCTGCAAAGAGTATCATAAAGTCATACTGAATGCAAACAAAATAATTTACTTGAATATACCAAATATAAAATTCAGAAACACCCCACGTTATTGGCAGCTGACACAATCTGGCTCTGAGGACCAAGTTAACCTAACAGATACAGTAAACTGAATGCTTAGCCTAAACCAATATTTATTCCAATCCCTTATTGCCTCCTAATACTATTTATCGTTATTTGCTCTTTATTGCCCTTTTTAAAAAGTCCAAACTTCTGAGTCGAGTCCATGAACTCTACTGGGTATCATACACTTTCAAGCTAATGAAATACTCGTATTAACCCCGCAAATGTATAGTTATAAGAGTTAGTTTCTATAAAACCtaatatttgtaaaataaatgaacGTGTCAGGCTATATACgtgttattgttgttaattTGCAGAGCGCGCGCTTGCCTTGCTAAGCTACAAGCCTATCATGCTAAAGTTAGCCTCCACTAGCTCATGGACAATAACGTTGGCTTACTTTCACATGGAAACCAAACTGGAGCCGTATCAGCAGTCTGGTAGGTCCCCGCAGCAAACCGCAAACAGCTTGTCCATGGTCGCTAAGTGAGACGTTCCGAGTCGGGCCAAAATACCGCGTTTAGCACGAATGGCTGAAGCTAACCCATTAGCCACAGCAAAATACAGGAGGCCAGAAAAACGGAAACTccttgctcctcttcctcggatGGCGCACTTCTACAGGGAATCGTCACGAGATAGCCGCGCGACACCGCCACCTATCGACAGGAGGTGCCAGTTCACCTTGAATCTCATTAGTTAGTAGTTACATTaggttacattacattacattacatctaGAATGAAATGATTTATCAGTAATAAATTACACATTATTAGGGCCGAGCAttgacagacactgacagatTGACTAACACTGActattgaaattaaaattattcttatttttgGTGTTGAGGCAAATGAATAGGCTTTTTGAgtgctttaacatgctcaacttaccaaaatttgcagaaaatttgaaattggtgaaaatttacttttaatttattcgACCATATTATAAAGCTCCGATGGTGGAGGTTGTGGGTCAATGttataaatattgaatgttAAAATTTATGGATTTGgctgatgtttttaattaaaaagcacGGATGATAATTATTATGAACCTCTTCTCAGTTAAATCATATGCTGATAATACTTGAGCCTTGAGCCTGAGAGTGAAATGCTCCTTCCTAATACCCACATGAAAATGATCCGGAGCTGGATGCCTGCTTTTATGTTACCTCAGATGGTGGCTCTGTGTGATGAATTATAGACAATAAGTTTAGGGCATCCAACAGTGCATTTATTACAGATAATAAATGTGCACTGCCAAACCATTGAAGCGTGCCGTtctgaaatggaaaaagaaacagaaaacggagttcacagacaaacattttGACATTGTGTCAACACTTTATTATGCATCACCACCATGCAAAATCACTGCTATGAACTTGCTTAAAAATCAAACTAGatacatttcacacatttatgaTTTTAGATTGGATTGCCACCTTTTTTCGCCCTCCAAAGTGACTGAGTTGAGTTTTCATACACTCAGAAAGTACATCAAGAGTGTGAAGGTTGCTGTGCAAGTCATGCACAGGTGCGTGAGAGCTCTGACGCTAACAAAGGAAGCAATGCCGAATATCTATGATCGAACCCTTatttatattagtttttttcaggCTGGTTTTAGCTCCTGAGTGAAGACCGCAgggtttaaactcttctttaggAGCAGAGGATGACAAATCGTTTATAAACATTGAAAAATCTAAGTAAGATTTATTATGTGTTATACTCCCTCGCTATGCTTACAGCATACATTGTGCATTAAAACAACATACTTTTAACTTTTGTTACAGTGCTCTTGCTTACGATATATATTGATGTTTTATTATCCAGCAAAGACACTTCAGTCTTGACTGGGGAAACAACACACCCTCTTACTCATGCCTATTTAGGCTTTCAGCACAGCAGATGGAGTTTCCTCAGTTGCCATGGAAACCCAGATGTTCTACAGCACCTCCAGGACTCTCCATGTTTGAACCTGACAGTTTATTCTTGTCCTTGGAGACAGTCTCACCTCAGCCTGCTGATCAGGAGCTGTGGCCcaaactgttttgcattttggcAAAGTATGCATCTAAACCTTGGGACAACAGTTTTCTCTTATTGTTTGTCAGTGAAAAAGAATAATTGTGCAAAATTGGATTTAATTCAAGTAAATGAGGGGTGGcgttacatttcatttgtcGAAAACTTGAGAAATGCGCAGACCAGTAAGCATCTCTAATTGAATAGTGTTATTTATCTTCTAAATAGTGCACACTGGGATATTTTAGAAAGCCCCCCATCATTATACAAGAGGGTTGTGTCAGTCAGACCCCAGTACATAAACAGAGCATTTAGTCTTTTCAGTTTTATGGTTACACACTTCTGTTTCAGGTATACTGGAGAAGATTTGGATTAGTACAATGCCCTGGTACTGGCTCACAGTATCTAAAAAATGTTGAATTCAGTTtagatattatttaaatattttacacatcAGTACTCTTACTTTAAATCCAACACAACCTTGTGTGCAAGGTCAAGTTGTGTCCAACTACTAAGTTTATTGCTCTAGATCTCCTTAAAATCTAACCGACAATGAAAGGGGCAGCAATTAAACCGTTCCTCAAGCTCGCTGTGCAAGTGTTAGGGTGGAATACTTACTTATCCGACTTGCTGTGTGGAAATTGTGCAGATATGCAACATTTCATAATGCACATTTTGACACTGGAACTGGAACTCCCTAAAGACACAGCCATAAGTACAGATAACTTATCAGGAGCCACTATCATATCGCTCTTATCATTTGATATGCTTTATTAGTGCATTATTCCAAACTTTCATGAAAATGGCACCATCCACGTGACACAGCAAGTCTGGAGTTCTGCAGCAGTTGCTTACTTGCTAAATTAATTCATTATAGAGGAGCGTAGAGTTAAGAAGCTGCCTTTAATGATATCCCTCAGTAAATAACTGTAAATGGAAttacacaataacaaacacatcacacctgcctatatatttgaaatattctGAGCCATTTGAAGGGTTGGAAGAAATACTTAACCTTAAATTAACTCTCTGTAGAGACTAGTGTCTTGAGATTCCATGATAACATTTGTCAGTCAAGCTCTTAAATTTTCAAGGTAAACTACATGTTGCAACATTACCACAACCTGCAACTCTATATGTACTAGCCGTTCACCTGAAACCTGTGTCTAGCAGGTTAGAATCATAGAACTCTATAGAGCTGCATTAGTCAGAAACTCAGTTTTGTTCATTTTGATTGTCATAAGTCTACACTCCAAAAGGTGGCATATACCTTTCTAttaattaacacaaaaaaaatgggGATGATTACTATTAGAGAAAAAATTTGTGAAAGACATCGATATCGGTAAAAAGTTTCAGGTTCATATAAAAACAAGCTCTACACGCACTGTACAAAGACATTTTCCTCTGTTGACCATTTACTTTTGGCCTTATTTAGTAAGACAAATTATCCCCTTTGACACAAAACGATGTAATGTACACAGTTCACAATCTGGTACGTTTATTAACAACAGGAACAATCACCAGCTTTATCACAACCTCTGTGATAACATTTTCGATAACAAGTGCTAGAACATATACAGGCTAATTACACTATGTGTTATAGGGATTATCAAAAATGTACAGTAtatcaaagcttttatttttacagtggTAAGCTACTATGCCACAGgagttgctttaaaaaaatcaacatatGCAGCTGTCATAATTTCTCCTGAAGAGTAAATACAAGAAAATCACAACTGGCAAATGTGGAGAGAAAGTATGTGAAGATAATAATACTATACTAAGCACTTTGTTCTTAATGCACCACTCCCATGTtagacataaataaatgaagttaAGATGTCAACTTTTCTCGTGTTGGGCTCTTAGTATCTCCAGCCATGATACGATGTACCCTCCGACGATGGTTTTTGAGTGATTTAAGGTTTGGGTATGTACCCTGACAGATGTCGCAGCTATAGGCCTCAGACTGTTTGTGAGTGAGCAGGTGTTTCTGCAAACCGTCCACTGTGCTGAACCAGCGGAGACAGACAGGGCAACGGACAGGCTTAATGGCAGGCTTGCAAGCCCCGCTCCTCTGGTGAAATATAAGACTGATGGTGTTCGGGAAGTCAGAGTTGCAGTGGGAACAGCGCTGGACTTTTGGCGGATTTGTGGGTAGATTTGGCACACGTGCGCCTTTGCATCGGTTCCATGACACATGCCTTCGAAGGGAACAGCGAGTGGCAAAAGTGTTGCCGCACCGTGTGCATCCGATCCGCTGCTTTTTGGAGTTGTTTGGAAGCTGCTCTGGGCGCGGCTGCTTCTGTGGAGGCTtgggaggaggctgctgctgaaatCGAAGTAGCAGAGGCTGTGATCTTTGCGGTTGCAGTCCCTTTAGCAACTGGTGATGAGGATGCATATGAATCTGCAAATGAACTTCATAGTCTGCCCAGGAATTAACAGTCTCTCCACAAGTTGGACATGTGTAGGATTCTTGGGCATGTTTCTGCAGATGCTCCAGGAGAAGCCTTGGAGATGTAAATCCGACCCCACACTCACATGTCACCCTCCTTGGAAGTACAGAGGGCAGTGACATGAAGCCCCAGTTTCCACCATCAGCATCCTGTGTTTGACAATCTGCGGGACTGCCAGGCAAACTCTGCTTCGGCTGCTGCACAGTTCCTCTGTCCACATCAGGCACTGTTCGTTGTAACTGGCATTTCCTGGTGTGAACCATCATGTTGTCCTTGCGGTTAAAGTTCTTCCCACAGACAGAGCAAGAAAACATCGGTTTTGTACTGTTTGTATTTAGAGGAATGGCACCGTGACTGCCACCCTGGGCTACAGCCCCGAGTCCACGTGGCCTGAACCCACATAGCCGTAGATGGCGCCTCAAGGTAGATGCCCGGCTGTAGGTCTTCTGGCATCTGTTGCATGGGTAACGTTTAAAGCCCTCTCGGATAAAAACGCGCAGGCTGGCAGGTGTGGTCTCTCCCTGTTTGACTGACACAGATGTGCTCACCTTCCTGTCATCAACAGCTTTCACTGCTGTATTGAGCATCTCCATTTCATCATCCAAGGGCACTGTCCACTGCCCTTTATTACCGTCATCACTGTCAACTGTATCCCAgatttgttcttcttcttgctgGAGTGAAGTCCCACACAGAGAGGTTTCTTTGTGCTGTTCAATCACTGGATGTTTGGGAGAAAATGGTGAAAAGCGTTTTGCTGGAGGAGTCCAGGCCAACTGAGTGACTGCAGTGTTGTCTGAATTAGAAGACAATTCTACCTTGATACGACGGGTAACTTCTGTGCCAACAGCAATACTCTTGACAACTTCAGGCCCAGCTTTAACCTCTGTATTTGTTTTGGGTGTAATGTTTGATCGCAGTACTAGCATTTTCTGAGTGGGGGGATTGAATTGCTGAGACTGAGCTGACCCCTGACACTTGTGCATTTTGAGGTTCCACCTCCTAGCATAGCTGTGCTTGCACAAAGGACAATAGAAAaccttttttgtgttgttgagccTATGGAATGGCACTATTTTTTGAGCAAATGGAaacttgcttttaaaagaaCTTGAGGACTGTATGGTCTTGTTTCCCAACTGAGGGCATACATGATTGTCAGGTAAAGGTGGTCGCCCAATGATCAGCTGTTTGCAACGACGACAACACTTAATCCTCTCTTTTTTGTGCAACAAATGATGCTCTGTCAGTCTGTCCAAGTTTTGAAAGACCCGACGACAGCGGCCACATTGATATATCCCATATATGCCATTACTCCCAGGATCCATCAGCTTTTGCCGTGTTTCTAGAACCACGACAGGTGAGAAAGTCTTAGTCAGAGAGACAACCCTCTTCTTACTGGACTCAAGAATTCGGCTAATGGGTGGAGCTTTGGTCTTCATACCAGGTTTTGCAAGCAGTCGCCTCAACTGTCCAATAGAGGGATCATTGATTGAGGGCAGTTCAGTTTTTGTTCCTGGTGTTATATCAACAGGGACAACTTCTTGTTTGAGGGTAACTGTGTGATCATTGTTATTTGGAGACTGACTAGACGGGAAGCGGCCTATGTAGGCTGATGCTAACAATTTCATTAGGCCGTTATTTTTGGGCAAACTCTCACCCTTTTCACTGTTAAGAAcagagtttgtgttgtcttggATATGCACATCTTGAGTCTCTGGTATTTCCTCCTTTGTGGCTGACATGTTGTCAAGTTGTTTCTCACAGTTATCTTGGGGGGGTCTACACTGGCCTTGAGAAGGCTTTGGGGTGGCAATGTCATCCCCCAAGCTAACATCTGTTTCATCGTCTTGTAATTTGGGCAGTTCGACGGGTTGGGACCTCGAGGTAGAGGGGCAATCAAGGCCTAAACCTGGCTGGGTTACAGTAGAACTGAATGACACTTGTTGGTTTGGAAAACCATGATTGCCGATATTGTTATCCAGAAGCTGAATTTGAGAGACATGTGAACGCTTGTGTTCCAGCATTAAACTGAAGTCCAGAAACTCCTCTCCACAATCGCAAATATAAAAAGATGGTAAAGGGCTATCAGGCAAGAGTGGTGTTGGACCAGTCCTCTCACTTGACGAGTCCATACTCGGGAACAGTGTTTCATGTGGGCTGATGACAGGCTGCTGAGGTGCGCCAGAGACCTTGGAGAGTGTATTTGCATGGGATGCCTGATGCACCAACAAGGAGGCTAGTCCAGTGAAAGTGGCTGAACACGCCACACAACGATACACTTTGGAGGACGAAGTATTTCCCTGTAAGCCAAGCATCATGGGAGCTGAATGTTCTGAATCCTAGTGTTCTGGTCAAGCGAGGAAGTTTCctgtaaaacacacataaaatgGTGTCAGTAATTGAAAGTGATGATTTTCATGTTCATGAATATTCATTAAATGAATCTTTCCACTTGTTCTAATGACATACTTGTAGATGCAGAATCTTTGTGTTTATGCATTGATGTTAACGAGCAAGGTGGGAAGTGGGACAGATTACATTGCATTAAACCAGTTTATCAAAATTCTTATATAGAAAAAGTTCAATCATTAatctttttacagtttcagattagaagcacatgcaaacagacaTGTACTGAATGATCTAATCACAAGGTAACGGCTTGAAGTACATGTGTGACCACACCCAAAACGTCTTGAAGAGGAatctgagatctgatcactcagaccacataGGGAGGTGGTCAGGGATGCGCATGCCCACATGCCTTTAGTTATGTGAACCCAAATGTATCCAATGCCtacaatacattttcaaaatacatCAAATTCTCTTACACTTGTTGGTGTTCCCCGTAAACTCATATATTAAAAGGTCACCTCTACAATCGTAACACTGATGCCACATGTTTATGTTTCTATTTTCCCCCCCAAATTATAAGCGCTCCTCTTGTAatcagatctctcaggatggACATTAAGACCAGGTCTAAACAGGGCCATGATCAGACTAGTTAAAACCAACATCATTCAGTGTTGTGAATAGAAATGACACACCTAGGTATTAGCACACGACAGAGATAGATGCCGGTATAGATGCATTCTGATGACAGGTCTGAATGAAAGTAGTCATAGTATGAATCAGATCACCagagacagatgttaataccaggtatGTACAGGGCCTATCTGAGGCAATAACACTGGAAGGGGATCAGAATAGTCAAGGGTCAGGAATAACTTAATAATTTGTGAAGATGACCACAGTAGGTATACCAAAGTAAATTGGCAAATCTACAAGTTTGTATATACAGAAGGACTTCTGCAGGTATATCAGTAGAAAACAATTGGTGCTGCTGGATCAGTGTAAAATGATCCAGCCTTAAATCAGAGCCCTGGGTGTAATCTGCAAGGGTGAGAATTAAACTTGATTAATTTCTCATCAGTTTCTCTAATCCTCACAGATAtttaataaacaattatttagttattgaaaaacaacatcttgcTAGTGGGAATATTGACCAATCACTGGAGGCAGTTATTGATTAGATCCATCATAAGAcgtttttatcacatttttgtCTTTAGTAAAGATGTCAGCCATTTTGGAGCATTATTGGACCCCTCGCTTACTATACAGGACACATATGATACAACACTTAACCGGATGTTTGGTCATTCGCCTAAAAAATGACCACAACATGCGCTTAGATAAGTAAACAATAAACACCGAGGTTCAATCGCGCTTCACGTTCGAATGACGACGAGCATCAGTGAGCCACCAAACATATCGATGGGACCACAACACAGCCCCTCAGCGAAGAAAATCAGGCAACACCACCAATGGACACTGCGGATCTAAACGTGTGTTAGCTTGCTAATGGTGGGCTAAACAAAACAGTCATGGTTCTTCACCAAACAATAAACACTTACGCAACGCACAAGCAGTACGGTTCTAACAAGCTAATTATCGTAAGCTTCACTCAGCTAACCGACGCCTGCTAGCCCGGTGTCTGACCCCAGCACACAAACATCTCACAGGGGAAGCTAGTGAAATCGaattaggaggaggaggaggatgaggaggaggtggccgACTCCGTTCCTGGTGAAGGccgaaggagggagggagaagcaACGCTAGAGAGGCAGTTACCGTGACCTGTGAAGCGGCTTGAGCACAATACACAACCGCTCGCGTGTTCATGTACTCACCAGTCACAGGAGACTGAGCAATATCCTTCACGGCGGAGCCACAAGGGCTAAGTGGGAAGCGAAGCAATGGCTCTGCGCACATCTGCCCGTCCAGAGGCATCAATTATCGGGGGTAGGTGAAAGGCGGTTGAGCTCGGCTCGGTGGATACCAGACGTCATGCAGCTGTGGCAGTGGGAGAAGCACCGAGAGCTGCATCGGCTGCAGGCGGGGAGCTATACCGGCGCATGCGCAGTCAAATCGGGATGTACTCGTGTTACCTACCGGGGTCTAGCGCTGGAGCTGCGCCACGATGAGGTGCTGTGACTACAGTCGGTAATGCAGGTCACGTGAGACCCTGTCCTACAAAGATCTGTaacttataaatataaaataaaggcaagttgctgaaaaaaaatactgcaatCTTTTCTAACTTCCTGCAACTACCTCTTTGCATGATCATAATTTGGTCATGTTTCAgtatttttagttttgtgtgtgcTGGGGATGCTAAAATGCCAAAGCACAAGACTTTGTCTGTAATGTACCTGTAAGTCCATGAACTCTACATGTCCCCGGTGAAAAAAATGTCTAACGGCAGACCTCACTCACTCAGTGACCTCATGAGCTAGTATATTTACTTAGTAGGGTAAAGTGAAGCTTATTTCCTAATGTTTTAAACATTAACAGAGCCTGATTAGTCAGATAAGGGTTCAGGGCAAGAGGGAGCCGTTCCCCTGCCTCTCTGATCATATTCCAGGTCAGACGCAGGCAGTTTCGTTTATGTATATTATAAAAAAGGTTTGTGTATCAGGACACGCTTCACACatggaataaaaacatgatggTGACTTTGACAGagaatacagtttttttttttggctcaGCAGCTCGATGAAGGCTACATGATTGGCTCCTTGTGTTCCTTTTTTGTTGAGGTTCAATCGGTTCCAATCATAGTATCTTACACAACCTCTTCCATACAGGGAATCACGATTTTTGCAAATCAAAATGTTACCAACTGCCTAACATGGCTGATCAGTGCACTGCTCTCATTATTTGTTTGAATCAAGACAAACGATGGTGAAACAAGGGTGAGATGAAATTGAAAATTGTGGcttatgttatgtttttataagCCCATGTGTCTTCAACAACACCCAATATCGGAAACAGGCCTTCTCTGATTCACAGCTTTCCATGTGAGATGAGATTCCAGGGTTTCACACACAATATGACATGTCATACACATCTTCTATCGGTCTAGTAATGTCAGGATAAGGTGTTAAAGTAAGACACGTTTCACTACTTAGATCCAACAGAAGTTTCATATTTTGATACTTCCCTAAAAAAGAATGACTTATCAGACTTATCTTTGAGGGGCTCTCATCACAGGCATCCCTAGTCAGTCAACGATTTTCCTTACCTGCAGATACATTTTGCAAATAGCACTGGTTCACTGGGTGAGGGGACCTTTCCCCCTCGTTTGGATGATGACAAGGTGGCTCACAGGTCTGTTTCCCTGATATAGTTTTGCACATGAGGATTTTGCAGGAACTCTTACACAGAACTTTAACTCACAAGCATTGAAGACTTCCTTTGTAAAATTAAATTGTGGGGTAGATGACTCGGACTGTTTCACTATACCCACTTAGCCCGGCAGTACTCAAGGTAAAATCCAATAATACCATGTCAAAGATTCCATATTAGGGGAATGCAGCACCAGCTAAGATGTACTTAAGAAAGAAGGCTCTGCCAGttaaacaaatcaatcaatttaCTGATTTAATTTGGATTACCCATATGTATTAAGATTAGGTTTGTTAAAGATGCTTGATGTTCATAATGAAAAATTTTCTTGCTAGGAGCAGTCGGTTGAAATTCAGCCATTATGCTTGCAGGAAAACAGGTTATAACATACCCTGAGCAGCATAACTTTAGGGCAGACTGGTAATAATCAAATCGAGTTATTTTGCCAAATCAAGGCTCTAGAATATTAGTAACTGTTAAACCGGAACTCAGTTTGTCGGTAGCAGTAGTATTGACTTAATAAACAAGAGTTGTAAAGGATTTCTTTTTATGGTTAAGGTACATTGTTAATTTAATACTATTTCACCAAGTAtgcattgtctttttttatggCCTCTCTGACCCAGGATGACAGTACATTAAGTCAGGAGTTTAATTAAATGAGCACCGATGTTATAATAGATTCTCCTCTTTTCTATAAAAGTATTCATAGGACTCATGGCTGAGATTGGAAGCTACTTAGTAACTGGAGGAATGTCCGTAATATCCCTGCCAGAGGGCTAGCTAACATTCTTGGAAACAGCTAGAGTCAACAATGGTTTGGCAAGTTGAACCAAGGTTTAGTGAACATTAATGGTATGTGGCCATTAAGGCTTGtcaagtttatgttttcatgctGGGACAGCTCAGATTTGGAGAGGACAATACAACTGAATTTGTTAAATGTCTGTATGGCTCACCAGACTGGTCTCCCTGATCCATCTGGTAGAGAGACAAAATATTTCAATTCTAGTTGAGACACCATCCATAACCAttacaaatgtttttcattcaccCTGCAAGATTTCCCTCACAACAGTACTTTCATTCGTCATACTAAATAAGCTCTGTGATTTAGATCAATGCATCTTCACTTCGACCAATCACGTGATATGAGTTTGTGGAACTTCTTCAAtcatcacttcctcccactgttgGCCTCCTAAGTGGAaaagatttaaacacacacaaattgtttttctacTTGTCTTTACTGAATTATTaactttaacattaacaaaAGTCACAGCCTCATGTTCTGAAAAGGTTATTCAATAACTTGTCTTGGATATCAATAAAAGAAACGTATCAACATCAAAAAAATATAGTAAACATAGGGAGATGGTAAACTGAAAATTACAAAAGTTTCCATAGTACATGAACGATCATACCACAGAAAATAGCAGCTAATTAAACAACCAGTTTTTAGACTATTTAACATATTGgcaacaaaacaggaaaaaaacatttcagaataaaTGTCAAACGTATGAAAGAAATGACATTAGTTGATCAGAAATTCCATCCCCTATccaagaaataaagaaaaaaaaaaaatgcagcatgGTTAATCAATGAATCTTAAAACAGCTTTACACAACCGCTGCATTAGATATTCAAAACACTGTCCGGAATATACAAATCCCAAtagaacaaaaaatatatacatatatgtacacAATGTCAATAAATTTGGGAGACAATGTTCTGTCATAGCGACATAAGTCAAGAGCTTTCTAAGTATCTAACAAGGGACAAAATTACAACCTGGCTCTAGATTGTGGAGGAAGTAGAAGTACGCAAGGTAAGAAAGGAATTTCAAGTTACTTTAGTTTTTCAAAGGAGAGATAAGGTAGATGGTATTTAACAATCTTTACTGAGAGGGACCAGCATGAGTCTGTTGATGTTCGACCAGCAGGTGAGGAAAAGCAAAGGCTTTGTCACATTCTGTGCATTCATAAACAACTTCACCAACATGACTTTCTTGGTGCTGCTTGAGAATTGACCACCGACTGAATGACTTGTAGCACATGTCACATCGGAAACCTCCCACTTCTTTTTCAGCATGCAGTCTCCTATGCAAAGACAGATCTTGTTCTGTACTGAATTCGCTCTGACATTGAGTGCATGCAAACCGTTTTGGAACTACGGCCAATTTCATACCATGCCTTCGGACATGCTTTCTTAGGTACCGCTGCACTGCAAAGGATTTTCCACAGATCTCACATTTGAATGGCCT
The DNA window shown above is from Platichthys flesus chromosome 11, fPlaFle2.1, whole genome shotgun sequence and carries:
- the im:7147486 gene encoding zinc finger protein Xfin, which encodes MMLGLQGNTSSSKVYRCVACSATFTGLASLLVHQASHANTLSKVSGAPQQPVISPHETLFPSMDSSSERTGPTPLLPDSPLPSFYICDCGEEFLDFSLMLEHKRSHVSQIQLLDNNIGNHGFPNQQVSFSSTVTQPGLGLDCPSTSRSQPVELPKLQDDETDVSLGDDIATPKPSQGQCRPPQDNCEKQLDNMSATKEEIPETQDVHIQDNTNSVLNSEKGESLPKNNGLMKLLASAYIGRFPSSQSPNNNDHTVTLKQEVVPVDITPGTKTELPSINDPSIGQLRRLLAKPGMKTKAPPISRILESSKKRVVSLTKTFSPVVVLETRQKLMDPGSNGIYGIYQCGRCRRVFQNLDRLTEHHLLHKKERIKCCRRCKQLIIGRPPLPDNHVCPQLGNKTIQSSSSFKSKFPFAQKIVPFHRLNNTKKVFYCPLCKHSYARRWNLKMHKCQGSAQSQQFNPPTQKMLVLRSNITPKTNTEVKAGPEVVKSIAVGTEVTRRIKVELSSNSDNTAVTQLAWTPPAKRFSPFSPKHPVIEQHKETSLCGTSLQQEEEQIWDTVDSDDGNKGQWTVPLDDEMEMLNTAVKAVDDRKVSTSVSVKQGETTPASLRVFIREGFKRYPCNRCQKTYSRASTLRRHLRLCGFRPRGLGAVAQGGSHGAIPLNTNSTKPMFSCSVCGKNFNRKDNMMVHTRKCQLQRTVPDVDRGTVQQPKQSLPGSPADCQTQDADGGNWGFMSLPSVLPRRVTCECGVGFTSPRLLLEHLQKHAQESYTCPTCGETVNSWADYEVHLQIHMHPHHQLLKGLQPQRSQPLLLRFQQQPPPKPPQKQPRPEQLPNNSKKQRIGCTRCGNTFATRCSLRRHVSWNRCKGARVPNLPTNPPKVQRCSHCNSDFPNTISLIFHQRSGACKPAIKPVRCPVCLRWFSTVDGLQKHLLTHKQSEAYSCDICQGTYPNLKSLKNHRRRVHRIMAGDTKSPTREKLTS